One Sporomusaceae bacterium ACPt DNA window includes the following coding sequences:
- the argB gene encoding Acetylglutamate kinase, giving the protein MINSVEKAAVLIEALPYLQRFAGNTIVIKYGGNAMLNDELKKSVMQDIIFLKYAGIRPVVVHGGGPEITGMLEKLGKKSSFVSGLRVTDAETVEIAEMVLVGKINSEIVKLLNFLGAKAVGLSGKDADLIIAAKHLAKVRENGQVKEVDIGFVGDVLKLNTGIVEKLLDQGYIPVISPIGVGKDGATYNINADYVAGELAAALGAEKLALITDVEGIYHDYNDKSTFVSTLSLAEAQEMIKSGSIDGGMIPKVEACVKALAAGVAKTHIIDGRKPHSLLLEIFTTEGIGTEVVKYRRYISG; this is encoded by the coding sequence ATGATTAATTCGGTAGAAAAGGCTGCCGTACTGATTGAAGCGCTACCGTACCTGCAACGGTTTGCCGGCAACACCATTGTCATTAAATACGGCGGCAACGCCATGCTGAACGATGAACTTAAGAAAAGCGTAATGCAGGACATTATTTTTCTTAAATATGCCGGTATTCGTCCGGTAGTTGTGCACGGCGGCGGTCCGGAAATTACCGGTATGCTGGAAAAGCTGGGCAAAAAGTCAAGCTTTGTCAGCGGTCTCAGAGTCACTGATGCCGAGACTGTTGAAATTGCCGAAATGGTGCTTGTAGGTAAAATCAATAGCGAAATCGTCAAATTATTAAACTTCCTCGGAGCAAAAGCCGTTGGTCTGAGCGGCAAAGACGCTGACCTGATTATTGCTGCCAAGCATTTGGCAAAAGTGCGGGAGAACGGTCAGGTTAAAGAAGTGGATATCGGCTTTGTCGGTGATGTCCTCAAACTTAATACCGGTATTGTTGAAAAACTTTTGGACCAAGGCTACATTCCCGTTATTTCGCCGATCGGTGTTGGCAAAGACGGCGCTACTTATAACATTAACGCCGACTATGTTGCCGGTGAACTGGCTGCCGCCTTAGGTGCGGAAAAACTGGCCCTTATCACCGATGTCGAAGGCATTTACCATGACTACAATGATAAGAGTACCTTTGTTTCCACCCTGTCGCTGGCCGAAGCCCAGGAAATGATTAAGTCGGGCAGCATTGACGGCGGTATGATACCAAAAGTTGAGGCTTGCGTAAAAGCTTTGGCGGCCGGAGTGGCAAAAACCCATATTATTGATGGACGTAAACCCCACTCACTGCTCTTAGAAATTTTCACCACCGAGGGCATCGGCACCGAAGTGGTCAAATACAGGAGGTATATCAGTGGATAA
- the argC gene encoding N-acetyl-gamma-glutamyl-phosphate reductase, translating to MKISIVGATGYTGAELLRILVSHPAAEIQYITSESQPGTAINEIYPHFTRFYDKTLASLGDLDKIAADSDVIFIGLPHGHAMEVGRKATAINQKVKIIDLGADYRFRNPDVYEQWYKVPHTHREAQAVYGLTELNRSQVREATIVGNPGCYTTASILALAPLVKNKLVDLNSIVVDAKSGVSGAGRGLNLGSHFTEVFESVKAYNIAGHRHTPEIEAALAELAGKEIVISFTPHLIPMARGILSTCYARLIDGVSPETVDQAYHAMYNDEYFIRLLGRGGYPVTKNTRGTNFCDLGWHIDKRTGRVIAVAAIDNLVKGAAGQAVQNMNVMFNIDERAGLDNAPLYP from the coding sequence ATGAAAATAAGCATTGTAGGAGCTACCGGCTATACCGGTGCCGAACTGCTCCGCATACTGGTATCCCACCCGGCTGCCGAAATCCAATACATTACATCAGAAAGTCAGCCAGGTACAGCCATTAACGAAATATACCCTCATTTTACACGATTTTATGATAAAACACTAGCAAGCTTAGGCGATTTGGACAAAATTGCCGCTGACAGTGACGTCATTTTTATTGGCTTACCTCACGGCCATGCCATGGAAGTTGGCCGCAAGGCGACAGCGATAAATCAGAAAGTAAAAATCATTGATCTGGGAGCGGACTACCGTTTCCGTAACCCGGATGTATATGAACAGTGGTACAAAGTACCCCATACCCATCGGGAGGCGCAAGCGGTATATGGTCTGACAGAACTTAACCGCAGCCAGGTCAGAGAGGCAACCATTGTCGGCAACCCCGGCTGCTATACAACAGCCAGTATTTTAGCGCTTGCGCCGCTCGTGAAAAATAAGCTGGTTGATCTTAACTCGATCGTGGTTGACGCCAAGTCAGGCGTGTCAGGAGCCGGGCGGGGCTTAAACCTGGGTTCTCATTTTACCGAAGTATTTGAAAGTGTCAAAGCCTATAATATTGCCGGACACCGTCATACACCCGAGATTGAGGCCGCCCTCGCCGAATTAGCCGGCAAAGAGATTGTTATCAGCTTTACCCCCCATTTAATTCCCATGGCCAGAGGTATTTTGAGCACTTGTTATGCCCGCCTTATAGACGGTGTTAGCCCTGAGACTGTGGACCAGGCATATCATGCAATGTACAATGATGAATATTTTATCCGCCTGTTAGGGCGCGGCGGCTATCCGGTAACCAAGAACACACGCGGTACCAATTTCTGCGATTTGGGCTGGCATATTGATAAACGCACCGGCAGAGTAATCGCTGTGGCTGCGATTGACAATCTGGTCAAGGGCGCCGCCGGCCAAGCAGTGCAAAATATGAATGTAATGTTCAATATTGACGAGCGGGCAGGACTTGATAACGCACCGCTTTATCCATAG
- the argD_1 gene encoding Acetylornithine aminotransferase, whose product MDKQMVFDMHRNYYMPVFARYSLVLTHGQGPYVYDSEGKKYIDFLAGIAVNVLGHAHPKLVAAIADQAGKMIHCSNLYYTEAQATLAKTLAHLSGLDKVFIGNSGAEANEGAIKLARKYGKAVSQDKVEIITAEHSFHGRTLATLTATAQPKYQHGYEPLPGGFRHVPFNDVAALAAAMSDKTCAVMLEPIQGEGGVNIPDKDYFAEVRRLCDKFGALLILDEIQTGIGRTGKMFAYEHLGVKPDIVTLAKGLAGGVPIGAFIASDKVAAAFGPGDHGSTFGGNPLACAAANAVLKVIDDEGLLGNAGTLGEYLVTKLKALKDKYPDIISQVRGQGLIVGVKLTRPGRDIVNKCMEQGAIINCTAGDVLRFVPPLIITAGHVDEMIAILDRTLATVQL is encoded by the coding sequence GTGGATAAACAGATGGTATTTGACATGCACCGGAATTATTATATGCCGGTATTCGCCCGGTACTCCCTTGTGTTAACCCATGGCCAAGGACCGTATGTCTATGACAGTGAAGGGAAAAAATACATAGATTTTCTCGCAGGTATTGCCGTTAACGTTTTGGGGCATGCCCATCCCAAGCTGGTGGCAGCCATTGCCGATCAGGCCGGAAAAATGATTCATTGCTCAAACTTGTACTATACTGAGGCGCAAGCCACCTTGGCCAAGACCCTGGCGCATTTAAGCGGTCTTGACAAGGTCTTTATCGGCAACAGCGGCGCCGAAGCCAACGAAGGAGCCATCAAACTGGCCCGGAAATACGGTAAAGCCGTCAGTCAGGATAAGGTTGAGATTATTACCGCCGAGCATTCCTTTCATGGCCGGACGCTGGCTACCTTGACAGCTACCGCCCAGCCAAAATACCAGCATGGTTATGAGCCATTGCCCGGAGGTTTCAGACATGTGCCATTTAATGATGTGGCGGCTTTGGCGGCCGCCATGTCTGACAAGACGTGTGCTGTAATGCTTGAACCCATTCAGGGCGAAGGCGGCGTCAATATTCCGGATAAAGATTATTTTGCTGAAGTCAGAAGGTTGTGCGACAAGTTTGGAGCACTTCTAATCCTGGACGAAATCCAGACAGGTATCGGTCGTACCGGCAAAATGTTTGCCTATGAACACCTTGGTGTTAAGCCTGATATTGTAACCCTGGCCAAGGGATTGGCCGGTGGTGTGCCCATCGGCGCTTTTATCGCCAGTGATAAGGTAGCTGCAGCTTTTGGACCGGGCGATCATGGCTCAACTTTCGGCGGCAATCCGTTGGCCTGTGCCGCCGCCAACGCTGTGCTAAAAGTTATTGACGACGAAGGACTGCTGGGTAATGCCGGCACATTGGGCGAATACCTTGTGACTAAACTCAAGGCCCTGAAAGATAAATATCCGGACATTATCAGCCAAGTGCGCGGTCAGGGTCTGATTGTCGGCGTTAAACTTACCCGGCCGGGCCGCGATATTGTCAATAAATGCATGGAACAGGGCGCAATCATCAACTGCACAGCCGGCGATGTGCTCCGGTTTGTGCCGCCGCTCATTATAACCGCGGGCCATGTTGACGAAATGATCGCCATATTAGACAGAACGTTGGCGACGGTACAACTTTAA
- the argJ gene encoding Arginine biosynthesis bifunctional protein ArgJ — MLSKITGGITAPQGFKAAGVHCGIKKNGKEDVAVIYSTVPAAAAAMFTTNQMAAAPVIVSRQAVERGKARAIVVNSGCANACTGEQGLADAKAMAHQAAKALNLDDNEVLVASTGVIGVTLPMEKVTAGISQAVADLSESGHEQALAAIMTTDTFPKSCAYQYSLGGKTATIAGIAKGAGMIHPNMATMLCFITTDAAVAPELLKLALNQAVELSFNMISVDGDTSTNDMVAVLANGQAGNKLIRSADSPEYQEFFQALKTVCTELAQLIVRDGEGATKFLEINVTGALTFADAKQAAMAIAKSPLVKTAFFGQDPNWGRILCAVGYSGAKTQPDRTSLAIGGLTIVVNGQGAAEFDTAKLKDVMAAKDIVVTVDLGLGDAAATVWTCDFSYEYVKINGEYTT, encoded by the coding sequence ATGTTAAGCAAAATCACTGGCGGCATCACTGCGCCACAAGGCTTTAAAGCGGCAGGCGTTCATTGTGGCATAAAAAAGAACGGCAAAGAAGACGTGGCCGTTATTTACAGCACTGTTCCCGCGGCAGCGGCAGCTATGTTCACCACCAATCAGATGGCCGCCGCGCCGGTTATTGTTTCACGCCAAGCCGTAGAGCGCGGTAAGGCTCGTGCCATTGTCGTCAACTCCGGCTGCGCCAACGCCTGTACCGGCGAGCAGGGGCTGGCCGATGCCAAAGCTATGGCACACCAGGCGGCCAAAGCCTTGAATCTTGATGATAATGAGGTGCTGGTGGCTTCAACCGGGGTAATTGGCGTAACGTTACCCATGGAGAAAGTAACTGCCGGCATCAGCCAGGCAGTGGCAGATTTGTCCGAATCCGGACACGAACAGGCGTTGGCTGCTATTATGACGACAGATACTTTCCCTAAGTCTTGTGCCTATCAATATTCCTTAGGGGGAAAAACGGCTACAATCGCGGGAATTGCCAAAGGGGCGGGCATGATTCACCCTAACATGGCCACAATGCTGTGCTTTATTACCACTGACGCCGCTGTTGCTCCTGAATTATTGAAGCTGGCGCTCAACCAGGCGGTAGAACTGTCGTTTAATATGATTTCGGTAGACGGTGATACCAGTACTAACGATATGGTTGCCGTACTGGCCAACGGGCAAGCCGGTAATAAGCTAATTAGATCGGCTGACAGCCCTGAGTACCAAGAATTTTTTCAGGCACTGAAAACGGTATGCACCGAATTAGCGCAGTTGATTGTTCGTGATGGCGAAGGCGCCACCAAATTTCTCGAAATAAATGTTACAGGTGCTCTTACGTTTGCCGATGCCAAACAAGCCGCTATGGCTATCGCCAAATCGCCGCTGGTCAAGACGGCCTTCTTTGGCCAGGACCCTAATTGGGGCCGGATCTTATGCGCTGTCGGTTACTCGGGCGCCAAAACTCAGCCTGACAGGACCTCGTTGGCCATCGGTGGTCTGACAATAGTTGTCAATGGCCAGGGAGCTGCCGAATTTGACACCGCCAAGCTCAAAGACGTTATGGCTGCCAAGGATATTGTTGTAACAGTTGATCTGGGCCTGGGTGACGCGGCGGCTACTGTGTGGACGTGCGATTTTTCCTATGAATATGTAAAAATTAACGGCGAATATACAACATAA